A window of Acidobacteriota bacterium genomic DNA:
TGGTCGTCATACAGGAATCGGCCCGCCCGCCGGCCCTCGAGCTCGTCAGATGCGAAGATCCGGAAGAATCGTCGCGAGTCTTTGGTCAGACTCGGCGCCGAAGCGGAGGGTGTGACCGCGATCGTGTCGGTCTCCTCGAGAACCGGGAGCAGCTCGCGCGCGGTGTCGCTGGTGGTGCCCGCCACGAACAACCGAGCTCCTTCACCAGCCAGCCGTCTCATTTCGGCCGCGCCGGTCGCCGGATCAGAAGCCGTGTCGCCCCATAGAACCTGAAAACCGCTCGGGAGGTTTGCCTGCTCCATTTCGATGGCGAGATCGATGCCGTGTTTCATGCTCTCACCGTAGTTGCTGGCCTCTCCGCTCATCGGGAGCAGCACACCGACCACCGGTTTACTGCCGCACGCCGACAGGGCGATGACGGCTGAAATGGTCAGCACTGCCTTGGCCATGTTTTTCCCGAGTATCACGATCCAACCTCCTGCATGCACTATCGTCTCCGGGACATCATACAGAAACCCCTGCAAAAGTGCCTGAGCTTCGCACGCGCTCAACCCAGGATCAGCCTCACACCCATGGCGATGACTGCGAGGACGAACACGATTCGGACTGCTGGTTCTCCGCGGGTGACTGTCACATGGGTCGCGAGCCAGGCCCCCAAGGCGTTGCCGATTGCCAGCGAACCGCCTCCGATCCACCATACCTTGCCCTGGAGAGCGAAAACGATCAGAGCCGGCAGGGTGAACATGCCGATGATGAAGACCTTGTGCATATTGACGCGGACCAGGTCGATGCGGAGGAGTTGGCTGAGAATCGGCATGATGAGAAAACCGACTCCGGCCTGGAAAAATCCGCCCCAGAACCCGACGCCGACCATTGCAAGGTAGGCGAGGATCGGTCGTTCTTCACCGTTTTCGCTGTTTTGAGACGTGGGTCGTTTGCGGACGATCAGGACGACCGCCATAATTAACACACCCCCGAGGGCGCGTTTGAAGAGGACTGGATCGACCGCGACGGCCGCGAAGGCACCGGCGACGGCACCGGGGATCGTGCACAGACCGAGCCCGATGCTTCGGCGGATCTCCGAATATCCCTGGTTCCGGAAGCTGGAAACCGCGGTGATGTTCTGAATCAGAATGGCGACGCGATTGGTACCGTTTGCGGTTGCGGGCTCGAGCCCCAGGAAAATGAGAAGCGGCATGGAGATCAGCGATCCGCCACCGGCCATGACGTTCATGAAGCCGACTCCGATTCCGGCAGCGGCCAGCAGGGGGAGGTGCCACGGTTCCATCGCAGAGGGACTGTATCACCGGTCCATCGGCTCGGGCCCAAACCACTGGCCGCTGGGGCTTATCTCATCGGTGGGAAGTCGCGCAGGATTTTCGCGACCCTTTTTGCGACCACGTCATCCGACGGATTGGGCTTCGAGAAGGCGCCCTGGCCGACCCCTCGCCAGACAAGCTGCCGGTCGCGCCGATCGATGATGTCGATGATCAGGGTCCCCTCGGGAAAACTGTCGACCCACATCGGACCGCCGTGCCATCCCCAGCGGCCCCAGCCGTACCACCCATGATGACGGACTACGACCCGGCGCTGAACGTTGGTGTAAAAAGTCACCAGGAGGTCGGCGTCGCGAGGTGTTGCGGAGCCGAATCCTCTGACTCGGAGTTCGGATGAAATTGCGGCGGCGATTCGCTGATCGACCAGCGGGCTCATCTGAGCTCGACCGCGCTCTCCGCCTGGCCGCTCGTACATCGCGAAACCGGAATAGGCGCTGAAGTCGCGTTGCGTGTCGTGATCTGTTCGAACGATCATCGATGAACAGGAGAGAACCGGTAACAGGAATGTAGCTGCCAGTCCAGAGGATAGAAGACGACGCATTGAGGATCTCCCTTCTCGCATTCGACGATCGGAGCCACGAACAGGTTGTCACCTGGAAGTGGCTGATCGCCAAGGCAATCGCCACATCCACGGTCGTCTCATGCAGGATCCGAGCCAGTGAACCCGGACTATTCATGAGGGTTCGTCAAGAGGACGGC
This region includes:
- a CDS encoding sulfite exporter TauE/SafE family protein, which codes for MEPWHLPLLAAAGIGVGFMNVMAGGGSLISMPLLIFLGLEPATANGTNRVAILIQNITAVSSFRNQGYSEIRRSIGLGLCTIPGAVAGAFAAVAVDPVLFKRALGGVLIMAVVLIVRKRPTSQNSENGEERPILAYLAMVGVGFWGGFFQAGVGFLIMPILSQLLRIDLVRVNMHKVFIIGMFTLPALIVFALQGKVWWIGGGSLAIGNALGAWLATHVTVTRGEPAVRIVFVLAVIAMGVRLILG
- a CDS encoding DUF4136 domain-containing protein is translated as MIVRTDHDTQRDFSAYSGFAMYERPGGERGRAQMSPLVDQRIAAAISSELRVRGFGSATPRDADLLVTFYTNVQRRVVVRHHGWYGWGRWGWHGGPMWVDSFPEGTLIIDIIDRRDRQLVWRGVGQGAFSKPNPSDDVVAKRVAKILRDFPPMR
- a CDS encoding ABC transporter substrate-binding protein: MILGKNMAKAVLTISAVIALSACGSKPVVGVLLPMSGEASNYGESMKHGIDLAIEMEQANLPSGFQVLWGDTASDPATGAAEMRRLAGEGARLFVAGTTSDTARELLPVLEETDTIAVTPSASAPSLTKDSRRFFRIFASDELEGRRAGRFLYDD